One part of the Phragmites australis chromosome 3, lpPhrAust1.1, whole genome shotgun sequence genome encodes these proteins:
- the LOC133912297 gene encoding uncharacterized protein LOC133912297: MLLASSRLSPLRVPPRRLRHLAPGYPMASTFAILRPSAPAPLAGRVQVAAPSAARVAPPSRSRFSSARVSLGSEVAVGADSLFADYKPTTAFLFPGQGAQTVGMGAEAQSVPAAAKLFNQANDILGYDLLNLCTNGPKEKLDSTVISQPAIFVTSLAAVEVLRARDGGKDVINSVDVTCGLSLGEYTALAFADAFSFEDGLKLVKLRGEAMQDASYAASSAMVSVIGLDSEKVQQLCDAANEEVDEKERVQIANFLCPGNYAVSGGVKGIEVVEAKAKSFKARMTVRLAVAGAFHTSFMQPAVSRLESALAATEIRTPRIPVISNVDAQPHSDPDTIKQILAQQVTSPVQWETTVKTLMGKGLEKSYELGPGKVIAGILKRINKGASIENIGA, from the exons ATGCTCCTAGCCTCCTCTCGCCTATCGCCCCTGCGCGTCCCGCctcgccgcctccgccacctCGCTCCGGGGTACCCGATGGCCTCCACGTTCGCCATCCTCAGGCCCTCCGCGCCGGCCCCGCTCGCCGGCCGGGTCCAGGTTGCTGCGCCGTCGGCCGCGAGGGTGGCCCCGCCGTCCAGATCTAGGTTCTCGTCGGCCAGGGTGTCGCTTGGGTCGGAGGTGGCGGTCGGCGCCGACTCACTTTTCGCCGACTACAAGCCCACCACTGCATTCCTCTTCCCCGGCCAG GGTGCCCAAACAGTTGGAATGGGTGCAGAAGCTCAGAGTGTTCCAGCAGCTGCCAAACTGTTCAACCAGGCAAACGACATACTTGG ATACGACTTGTTGAATCTTTGCACCAATGGACCAAAAGAAAAGCTTGACTCAACAGTGATCAGTCAG CCAGCTATATTTGTTACCAGCCTTGCAGCGGTAGAGGTACTACGGGCACGTGATGGAGGCAAAGATGTAATTAACTCTGTAGACGTCACATGTGGTCTCAGCTTGGGAGAATACACCGCACTTGCATTTGCTGATGCTTTTAG CTTTGAGGACGGCCTGAAGCTTGTCAAGCTAAGAGGAGAAGCTATGCAG GATGCTTCATATGCTGCCAGTAGTGCGATGGTTAGTGTAATTGGTCTAGATTCAGAAAAGGTGCAACAACTATGTGATGCTGCTAATGAGGAAGTAGATGAAAAAGAAAGAGTTCAGATAGCAAATTTTCTGTGTCCT GGGAATTATGCAGTTTCTGGTGGTGTAAAGGGTATTGAAGTGGTTGAAGCCAAAGCAAAGTCCTTCAAGGCCAGAATGACG GTCCGCCTAGCTGTTGCTGGTGCTTTCCATACTAGCTTCATGCAACCAGCTGTTTCAAGATTGGAATCTGCGTTGGCTGCCACAGAGATTAGAACACCGAGAATTCCAGTCATCTCCAATGTTGACGCGCAACCTCACTCAGACCCTGACACAATTAAGCAGATTTTGGCGCAGCAG GTAACCTCTCCTGTACAATGGGAGACCACTGTGAAGACTCTTATGGGCAAGGGGCTTGAGAAAAGTTATGAACTTGGACCTGGAAAG GTTATAGCAGGTATTTTGAAGAGGATCAACAAAGGTGCTAGTATTGAGAACATCGGTGCTTGA
- the LOC133912298 gene encoding abscisic acid receptor PYL4-like — protein MPCIQASSPSSMPHQHHGRVLAGVCVGVGCGAEAATASTKAGMRCGAHDGEVPAEVARHHEHAAPEPGRSCSAVVQHVAAPAAVVWSVVRRFDQPQAYKRFVRSCALLAGDGGVGTLREVRVVSGLPAASSRERLEILDDESHVLSFRVIGGEHRLQNYLSVTTVHPSPAAPDSATVVVESYVVDVPPGNTPEDTRVFVGTIVKCNLQSLATTAEKLAAVSS, from the coding sequence ATGCCTTGCATCCAGGCGTCCAGCCCCAGCAGCATGCCGCACCAGCACCACGGGCGGGTCCTGGCCGGCGTCTGCGTCGGCGTGGGGTGCGGGGCTGAGGCGGCCACGGCTTCTACCAAGGCGGGGATGAGGTGCGGGGCGCACGACGGGGAGGTGCCGGCGGAGGTGGCGCGTCACCACGAGCACGCGGCGCCGGAGCCCGGGCGGAGCTGCTCCGCGGTGGTCCAGCACGTGGCGGCGCCCGCGGCGGTGGTGTGGTCGGTGGTGCGGCGGTTCGACCAGCCGCAGGCGTACAAGCGGTTCGTGCGCAGCTGCGCGCTTCTGGCGGGGGACGGCGGCGTGGGCACGCTCCGGGAGGTGCGCGTCGTGTCGGGCCTCCCCGCCGCGTCAAGCCGCGAGCGGCTCGAGATCCTGGACGACGAGAGCCACGTCCTCAGCTTCCGCGTCATCGGCGGCGAGCACCGGCTCCAGAACTACCTCTCCGTCACTACCGTCCATCCGTCCCCGGCCGCGCCCGACTCCGCCACCGTCGTCGTGGAGTCCTACGTGGTAGACGTGCCACCGGGCAACACCCCCGAGGACACCCGCGTGTTCGTTGGCACCATCGTCAAGTGCAACCTCCAGTCGCTAGCCACCACCgccgagaagctcgccgccgtcTCGTCGTGA